One Lacticaseibacillus rhamnosus genomic window carries:
- the efp gene encoding elongation factor P yields the protein MISVNDFKNGLTIEVDGDLWRIVEFQHVKPGKGSAFVRSTLKNLRTGAVQEKTFRSTEKVEKAQIDSKNMQYLYADGDNYVFMDTDTYDQLTLPGDEIRDQLNYLKENMNVKIIMHGNETLGIELPKTVDLAVKETEPGIRGNTSSGGSKPATMETGLVVQVPFFINNGDVLTINTDDGTYISRANN from the coding sequence ATGATATCTGTTAATGATTTTAAAAATGGTTTGACGATCGAGGTCGATGGTGACCTTTGGCGGATCGTTGAATTTCAGCATGTTAAGCCGGGTAAGGGATCGGCATTTGTCCGTTCGACTTTGAAGAACCTGCGAACCGGTGCCGTTCAGGAAAAAACCTTCCGTTCGACTGAAAAAGTTGAAAAAGCCCAGATTGATAGCAAAAACATGCAATATCTTTATGCCGATGGCGACAACTATGTATTCATGGACACCGATACTTATGATCAGCTGACACTCCCAGGTGACGAAATTCGGGATCAGTTGAATTATTTAAAAGAAAACATGAATGTTAAAATTATCATGCACGGTAATGAAACGCTAGGTATTGAGCTGCCAAAAACAGTTGATCTGGCAGTTAAAGAAACCGAACCGGGTATTCGTGGCAATACCAGTAGCGGCGGTTCAAAACCGGCAACCATGGAAACCGGTTTGGTTGTTCAAGTGCCATTTTTCATTAATAACGGTGATGTGTTGACGATCAACACCGATGATGGCACTTATATCTCACGTGCTAACAACTAA
- the nusB gene encoding transcription antitermination factor NusB: MESRHAIREAAFRALFALATNPEADKNAVYAEVLPKDTEVPSYLTALVEGVLANQAALDAALTPQLKKGWTLSRLTKPDLIILRLGLYEIRYEEAMPEAAAINEAINLAKRYSDEQSAKFVNGILANFIEAAPKA, encoded by the coding sequence ATGGAATCACGACATGCAATCCGTGAAGCTGCCTTTCGGGCGCTCTTTGCCTTGGCAACGAATCCGGAAGCTGATAAAAATGCGGTGTACGCCGAAGTTTTACCTAAAGATACAGAAGTACCGTCATATTTAACGGCATTAGTTGAAGGCGTTTTGGCAAATCAAGCAGCCTTAGACGCAGCTTTGACGCCGCAACTAAAAAAAGGCTGGACGCTGAGTCGGTTAACGAAACCAGATTTAATCATTTTACGTCTGGGCTTATATGAAATTCGTTATGAAGAAGCAATGCCGGAAGCTGCAGCGATTAATGAGGCCATTAATCTGGCTAAACGTTACAGCGACGAGCAGTCGGCGAAGTTTGTCAATGGCATTTTGGCAAACTTCATCGAAGCGGCGCCAAAAGCGTAA
- a CDS encoding M24 family metallopeptidase — translation MDRMTALQARILDKKLDGFFVTDAANVTYLTGFTGDESALLVTPEKAYFITDSRFTEQFKQQVQHAELVLHQDGLFKAAGKLANRLQLTHIGFEAVHLNYADYEAFDLLTQGTLVPTRDFVESQREVKDDDELALIKQAVAIAEKGYQHVLATIKPGMREIDIANDLDFYMRKLGASNVSFETIVASGARSAMPHGAATEKKIAKGDVVTLDWGCIYHGYMSDLTRTFAVGQPDPKLKTIYKIVYETNQKVQQALKPGVLGRTINDLAHHTIDDAGYGQYFGHGTGHGIGLSIHEGPGAWGPYLDVPAAKGNVVTDEPGIYIPELGGVRIEDDLVVTADGNQSLSQPAPADLLVL, via the coding sequence ATGGATCGAATGACAGCATTGCAGGCACGGATTCTGGATAAGAAACTGGATGGCTTTTTTGTTACCGATGCCGCCAACGTCACTTATTTGACCGGCTTTACCGGCGATGAAAGTGCTTTGCTGGTGACACCGGAAAAAGCTTATTTTATTACTGATTCGCGGTTTACCGAACAATTTAAACAGCAGGTGCAACACGCCGAATTGGTTTTGCATCAAGATGGGTTGTTTAAGGCAGCGGGAAAATTGGCCAATCGGTTGCAATTAACGCACATTGGTTTTGAAGCCGTTCATCTCAACTATGCAGATTATGAAGCGTTTGACTTGTTGACCCAAGGGACCTTGGTGCCAACTCGCGATTTCGTTGAGAGCCAGCGTGAAGTTAAAGACGATGATGAATTGGCTCTCATTAAACAGGCTGTTGCCATTGCGGAAAAAGGCTATCAACATGTGCTGGCGACCATTAAACCCGGTATGCGGGAGATTGATATTGCCAATGATTTGGACTTTTATATGCGCAAACTCGGTGCCAGCAATGTCTCGTTCGAAACGATTGTGGCCTCAGGTGCCCGCTCGGCGATGCCTCATGGTGCGGCAACCGAAAAGAAAATTGCTAAGGGTGATGTGGTCACGCTCGATTGGGGCTGCATTTATCATGGCTATATGTCTGATCTTACCCGCACTTTTGCAGTCGGCCAGCCAGATCCTAAGCTGAAGACGATTTACAAGATTGTTTACGAAACTAACCAAAAAGTGCAACAAGCGCTGAAACCGGGTGTGCTCGGACGGACGATTAACGATTTGGCGCATCACACCATTGATGATGCAGGTTACGGTCAGTACTTTGGCCACGGAACGGGTCACGGAATCGGTTTATCGATTCATGAAGGTCCGGGTGCTTGGGGGCCATATCTTGATGTGCCAGCCGCAAAAGGTAATGTTGTCACAGACGAACCAGGCATCTATATTCCAGAGCTTGGTGGTGTCCGCATTGAAGATGATCTGGTGGTAACGGCTGACGGTAATCAATCACTCAGCCAGCCAGCACCGGCTGATTTGTTGGTACTTTAA
- a CDS encoding Asp23/Gls24 family envelope stress response protein, protein MAEETNIILANRTDAQGTIEIVPEVLEVILGIAASQVDGVYQMRGTLGSSINAWFGRANHGKGVSVTVADDKITADVYVYLDYGVSVPKVALAMQEQLREQLLFMTDLTLDEVNVHVVGVIPEKTEPVNPEDLFKDDDTDDTDDAATTSGQDDE, encoded by the coding sequence ATGGCTGAAGAAACCAATATCATATTAGCAAATCGGACTGATGCACAAGGGACGATTGAAATTGTTCCTGAAGTTTTGGAGGTCATTTTGGGCATCGCTGCCAGTCAAGTGGACGGGGTCTACCAAATGCGTGGCACATTAGGATCTTCCATTAATGCCTGGTTTGGCCGGGCTAATCACGGTAAAGGTGTGAGTGTGACAGTTGCCGATGATAAGATTACGGCTGATGTGTACGTCTATTTGGATTATGGTGTTTCGGTACCCAAGGTTGCATTGGCGATGCAAGAGCAGTTACGCGAGCAATTGCTGTTCATGACCGATCTTACTTTGGATGAAGTAAATGTTCATGTCGTTGGTGTGATTCCCGAAAAGACCGAGCCAGTCAATCCGGAAGACCTGTTCAAGGATGACGACACAGATGACACGGATGATGCAGCGACAACAAGCGGACAGGATGACGAATAA
- the folD gene encoding bifunctional methylenetetrahydrofolate dehydrogenase/methenyltetrahydrofolate cyclohydrolase FolD: protein MATRLDGRVVSKKILGELKQTVAKLAQQDVTPTLAVVLVGSDPASEVYVRNKQRRAEEIGVRSLMYRLPEDTSQMTLLAKVAELNQDPDVDAILVQLPLPAGLDERAVIDAIDPNKDVDGFSPVSVGRLWTNEPTVVASTPYGIMALLDAYDIDVAGQRVVIVGRSNIVGRPLAGLMVNHDATVTIAHSKTRNLKQLTREADILVVAVGRPHFIGADAVKPGATVIDVGISRGADGKLHGDVDDDTVAPIAGALTPVPGGVGPMTIASLMAQTVALAKRRLHG, encoded by the coding sequence GTGGCAACGCGATTAGATGGCCGGGTAGTGTCAAAGAAAATACTTGGTGAACTTAAACAGACGGTAGCAAAATTGGCACAACAAGACGTCACGCCTACGTTGGCCGTTGTTTTAGTTGGTTCGGATCCTGCTAGCGAAGTCTATGTTCGTAACAAACAGCGGCGGGCTGAAGAAATTGGCGTTCGCTCGTTGATGTATCGATTGCCAGAAGACACTTCTCAGATGACATTGTTAGCTAAGGTGGCCGAGTTGAATCAGGATCCTGATGTGGATGCTATTTTGGTACAGCTTCCGTTACCTGCTGGCTTAGACGAACGCGCGGTTATTGATGCGATTGATCCTAATAAAGATGTTGATGGCTTTAGTCCGGTTAGTGTCGGACGGTTGTGGACGAATGAGCCAACCGTTGTGGCCTCAACTCCTTATGGCATTATGGCGCTGTTGGATGCTTATGATATTGATGTTGCCGGGCAGCGGGTTGTCATTGTCGGGCGCTCGAATATTGTGGGACGGCCACTGGCTGGATTAATGGTTAATCATGATGCGACGGTTACCATCGCTCACAGCAAAACCCGAAACCTCAAACAGTTGACGCGGGAAGCGGATATTTTAGTGGTTGCTGTCGGACGGCCACATTTTATCGGCGCTGATGCCGTCAAACCCGGCGCAACGGTGATTGACGTGGGAATTTCGCGCGGTGCCGATGGAAAACTGCATGGGGATGTTGACGATGATACGGTCGCACCGATTGCAGGCGCCTTGACCCCAGTACCCGGTGGCGTGGGGCCGATGACGATTGCATCGCTCATGGCCCAAACGGTGGCTTTGGCGAAGAGGCGGTTACATGGTTGA
- the rplU gene encoding 50S ribosomal protein L21: MYAIIKTGGKQYKAEVGEAIYVEKLDAEEGKQVTFDEVIMVAGEGDAKIGTPTVAGATVTGKVEKQGREKKVVTYKYKPKKHSHQKKGHRQPYTKVVIDAINA, encoded by the coding sequence GTGTACGCAATTATTAAAACTGGCGGCAAGCAATATAAAGCAGAAGTCGGCGAAGCTATTTATGTCGAAAAACTTGATGCCGAAGAAGGCAAACAGGTGACTTTTGACGAAGTGATTATGGTTGCTGGCGAAGGCGATGCCAAGATTGGCACACCAACCGTTGCCGGCGCAACCGTAACCGGTAAAGTCGAAAAACAAGGGCGCGAGAAAAAGGTTGTTACTTACAAGTACAAGCCTAAGAAGCACTCTCATCAGAAGAAAGGCCACCGTCAGCCTTACACAAAAGTCGTTATTGACGCGATTAACGCATAA
- the rpmA gene encoding 50S ribosomal protein L27 — translation MLKMNLQFFSHHKGGGSTSNGRNSAGRRLGSKRADGQFVKAGNILYRQRGTKIHPGENVGRGGDDTLFATADGVVKFERFGRDKKKVSVYPAAAAE, via the coding sequence ATGTTAAAGATGAATCTGCAATTCTTCTCTCACCATAAAGGTGGCGGTTCAACATCCAACGGCCGTAACTCAGCTGGTCGGCGCTTAGGCAGCAAACGTGCCGATGGCCAATTCGTCAAGGCAGGCAACATCTTGTATCGTCAACGCGGTACCAAGATCCACCCTGGTGAAAACGTTGGTCGCGGCGGCGATGATACCTTATTTGCAACCGCTGATGGCGTTGTTAAGTTCGAACGCTTCGGCCGTGATAAGAAGAAGGTTTCAGTTTATCCGGCAGCAGCTGCTGAATAA
- a CDS encoding ribosomal-processing cysteine protease Prp, whose product MIKAIFHRDEHGDIVSFELTGHADAGKTGQDIVCAAVSAVSIGAVNGVEALAGFKPDVIADEVHGGHLQMKLKSVITGEQLHISQILLENLLLELQSIQDQYPDRLMITTKQLEQN is encoded by the coding sequence ATGATCAAGGCAATTTTTCATCGCGACGAGCATGGCGATATTGTCAGTTTTGAGCTGACTGGTCATGCCGATGCCGGTAAAACCGGTCAGGATATCGTCTGCGCTGCTGTTTCAGCTGTTAGTATCGGTGCGGTTAACGGTGTTGAAGCCTTAGCGGGATTCAAGCCGGATGTCATTGCAGATGAGGTCCATGGTGGCCACTTGCAAATGAAGCTCAAATCCGTTATTACCGGTGAACAGTTGCATATTAGTCAAATTTTGTTGGAAAATTTATTGCTTGAACTTCAAAGCATCCAAGATCAATACCCTGATCGCTTAATGATTACGACAAAACAATTAGAGCAAAATTAA